One Bombus pyrosoma isolate SC7728 linkage group LG11, ASM1482585v1, whole genome shotgun sequence DNA segment encodes these proteins:
- the LOC122572782 gene encoding transcription factor SPT20 homolog isoform X3, producing the protein MPRKENTKAKTWERDRRKRMNAYFKTLADLLPPHQEGRKRNKVDILIHASKYIKDLHSRTEELFSAHASEAHKEELARLKKLVTQLFSRTQLLSTLLRDAGISVPAEPALEKISPLKWSNKINVEDAEKYFSKTEEVTNNKVKNSERKREKSAELKVPSKKKSVTSSHSSSIKSVENSDISKDMNSSLENQENQVNSANSNDDNSEATSNASDIRSKEPEYCQTNTSCDVAVNCPVNSKTNDALQKVESQKKVKRKSKKKEEKKSLTQCINNSVTNLAPNTLILSGGKFMPLVTPMTSNIIVNTQQQPANPIILGNSQQNQMIVMQPLTNRVQNPVVSICNQAVINTVQKVTLKTVPSIRTKMVVDSQNWTSNVKNIINATKIGGHKGILPKGKEITETTMTYKVPIPAVHKEKAEKYKEHGSRKEMEVRLKANKSHGKGSKNQQPTETVEEKNEKEKVTKNVEDANSAQKTVLKRFASTEAGCVDEPSDKKRKADENREHNSAASTVSISKSDFSVTCKSIESLKHVIEKIGEETNEEQDKSNSLNDSEENTETNIECSVLLSTGGTNQEDISDSSKSAEVLTSDSVHCETKGGRDASVSHTSPPVTFSDEHLKSSNENVSVSPETDFNIPINSSLEKSSNNISCSDSKSTLTEVAKTVENPVAKKMKDVCNLDTEFDNLLQVAPKEPDVVEGTTTNLESNKIILNLDTNTTTTLKPETSTAVQTPDITTPSSSLLPANIVEDESKITKTSKDEVSKSSLSYNTENTFVPIGNRADGLHSDLSNDIFASLQVPSSSHNPESISPTAAFLMAFPLVSSLNGKTEVLEEEMKEDFKYHSQTPPMLLQIGAMEPNSFKLKASSPPHSTAEKRLKVTCEEKKTINRPVSETVSPNMMVECTTTAKVLPKVINDEPLREPYKIVVEKSATSSSFSNATMYSISNVSGTTSVINTSETGENCQSQLTTNLRNAIANTTNENVAVSQINTVSISNKPDPTNCPVQASTCDTNVRYSTSQDFLSSYSTIVENNLTTLQQNANSCTSSAIQETNPSGLTQNVVPDVSQAPPLVSHLTNTNTTTNTSSLPLQTMQMEYTSHMKDKESHSSRVAYGVHGKDPLVDSNIVTNNRLNYTGHIDRVLPTPSHNMQQEYSMRSKEATLPILSSQPIQTVYESQSKDSHVLTTEQNVHQNYTSVHEKDHIIQNSHNDYTIDQNKNLPRKDSYSTGSSNATTSNRNPSYPPKDPISNSSEDHFQRSYTKINKESDSSGTNAVNRDQKLNDVLRSKAQEPQGHRRDTNYNSAKKMDVDPFAQTFSYGVKESMSTQAEQSVLNQNTDNIYQSKRDETQNYSTYSNKDTKKINTSSSNNISNKPLIQNTPVTRYSQQPTSFVATSNYEQSTVTENHAKSTTTVAHNSSNFSILSWTTFSPVGGGNNNNLVQFEQGPSQTDNTEAKTICENYSYVPLHKENPNFSNVLTNDVFSVNSTMANMDKSRMKSGMETQKQSFVDPSKTRNIQTNVPPSSKQSRMQNQASSNNNDYNKFSTENKNKSKYGMESEYIQNEYSGMEQQSQQQQPHGPKNHQSMAAKQDKAVYPMSNYDSQVNFDLSEVSAQMKYPVETYTSSNFKYPDKSQQQSQNKYQPLVQGQVSSLQHDSGTYNNDGKHGQQQSTTKSKGNQQQHTIRAPVNWMMTPEIKHNANIADIILPPIGKELEFCQNNLFAQTPSYNQGTANQFYNNYDVAAHSFSNLPVLQSESKRTSEVFYSEEQPFPWSPTKTSIHVEQAQPVKGIDQHVVPSSLPTLVGDLDLGTNIPEKQNFLFGQIPSRVPSDQSKDSIKDKEGNVVGRDFHTVLNNQTVQHPTAGSSFLSVSQLVEHEKAEKSHQQHHQQHHHHHHHHHHHAHQHHHHQQQQQQQQQARKHQRKSNTSPRGNSKRQMDIRKQGSGNDQLHQRHEEQKSSGHTFPEQGYQQQQQQQQQKYQQNNVHWRNRNCKSNYTAEALIGTNSNVHDTNQDKHASIKFSTNYSQNKFQTSLPTADAVMPLNYFSNADDGSGYGQMVNQNFNSYTYSSNANIYPTSNFITSISNTPTSYMMPLHDNTDYMETNAFLLSNVTVTSTTTSSSSSTVTTSTSNVNTNVKNHQHYGKQQNCDKRPYPTNAKKAKRKAHDGTMQNLEFPLSGINSPLEDYHHSTTFLPPPPPPHASPLYQNHTQTNVYTKAVNGLPPPPPVAGPQGVPAVATAGFPMNPNMPRGGIVAGNHMTMSHHPSGTSLTNFNLSTIFPEMNDKITGYKPPNGIPSGLSQPPNQSATYAQRTNYTTNPLCHLPQVSEESQFGNSVPPPPPPPPPAVIHYKNV; encoded by the exons ATGCCTCGAAAAGAGAACAC CAAAGCGAAAACATGGGAGCGAGACAGAAGAAAACGTATGAACGCTTACTTCAAAACTCTGGCAGACCTTTTGCCCCCGCATCAGGAGGGTCGCAAACGCAACAAGGTGGACATCCTGATTCACGCATCGAAGTATATCAAAGACCTCCATAGCCGTACAGAAGAGTTGTTTTCTGCTCATGCCTCTGAAGCGCATA AGGAGGAATTGGCTCGTTTGAAAAAACTTGTAACTCAGCTTTTCTCTCGTACTCAACTATTATCTACTCTTCTACGAGATGCTGGTATCTCTGTGCCAGCAGAGCCAGCCCTTGAAAAGATATCTCCCCTGAAAtggtcgaataaaattaatgtagaGGATGCAGAAAAGTATTTCAGCAAAACGGAAGAAGTTACGAATAATAAAG TGAAGAATTCTGAACGCAAGAGGGAGAAGTCTGCAGAACTCAAAGTGCCTTCTAAGAAAAAATCAGTTACTTCTTCTCATTCGTCTAGTATTAAATCAGTCGAAAATAGCGATATTTCTAAGGATATGAATAGTTCCTTAGAGAATCAAGAGAATCAAGTAAATTCTGCAAACAGCAATGATGATAATTCAGAGGCTACAAGCAATGCATCAGATATAAGATCCAAAGAACCGGAATATTGTCAAACAAACACAA GTTGTGACGTAGCAGTCAATTGTCCAGTAAATAGCAAAACTAACGATG caTTACAAAAAGTAGAATCTcaaaaaaaggtaaaaaggaaatcgaagaaaaaggaggagaaaaaaTCATTGACgcaatgtataaataattctgtgACTAATTTGGCCCCGAACACCCTCATATTATCTGGTGGTAAATTTATGCCCTTGGTAACTCCAATGACGTCGAACATAATTGTAAATACTCAGCAACAGCCAGCGAATCCCATAATCCTCGGTAACAGTCAGCAAAATCAGATGATCGTGATGCAGCCTTTGACAAATCGTGTACAAAACCCAGTTGTTTCCATTTGCAATCAAGCTGTGATTAATACGGTTCAGAAAGTTACGCTCAAAACGGTCCCTAGTATTCGCACGAAAATGGTAGTGGATTCACAAAATTGGACATCCAATGTGAAGAACATAATCAATGCAACAAAGATAGGTGGCCATAAAGGCATTTTGCCTAAGGGTAAGGAGATTACGGAAACAACGATGACATATAAAGTTCCTATTCCGGCGGTTCATAAGGAAAAggcagaaaaatataaagaacatGGATCTAGGAAGGAGATGGAAGTTAGGTTAAAGGCCAACAAAAGTCATGGTAAGGGTTCTAAAAACCAACAGCCTACAGAAACCGTTGaagagaagaatgaaaaagagaaagtcacaaaaaatgttgaagaCGCAAATTCTGCGCAGAAAACTGTACTTAAACGTTTTGCAAGCACAGAAGCTGGATGTGTAGATGAACCTAGtgataaaaaacgaaaagcgGATGAAAACCGTGAACACAACTCAGCGGCGAGTACGGTATCTATATCGAAGTCGGATTTTTCTGTCACTTGTAAATCTattgaaagtttgaaacacGTTATAGAAAAGATAGGTGAAGAAACGAATGAAGAACAAGATAAAAGTAATTCGCTGAATGATTCTGAAGAAAATACGGAAACGAATATAGAATGTTCCGTTCTGTTAAGTACCGGTGGTACTAATCAGGAGGATATTTCTGACTCTTCAAAATCAGCGGAGGTTCTGACATCGGATAGCGTCCATTGTGAAACAAAAGGAGGTCGAGACGCATCGGTTTCGCATACATCTCCCCCAGTCACTTTCTCGGACGAACACTTAAAATCTTccaatgaaaatgtttcagTTTCACCTGAAACTGATTTCAACATTCCCATAAACAGTTCACTGGAAAAGTCAAGCAACAATATCAGTTGCTCTGATTCTAAATCAACTTTGACAGAAGTAGCAAAAACGGTTGAAAATCCTGTGGctaaaaagatgaaagatgTTTGTAATCTTGATACAGAATTTGACAATCTCTTACAGGTGGCACCAAAAGAGCCAGATGTTGTTGAGGGAACGACAACTAActtagaaagtaataaaattattctaaatctAGATACAAATACCACAACAACTTTGAAACCAGAAACAAGTACTGCAGTTCAAACTCCAGATATCACAACGCCGTCATCGTCATTGCTTCCGGCTAATATAGTGGAGGACGAATCCAAGATAACAAAAACATCAAAGGACGAAGTATCAAAATCGTCACTATCATATAACACGGAGAATACTTTTGTACCTATTGGTAATAGAGCCGATGGTCTCCATTCTGATCTTTCAAATGATATATTTGCATCTCTTCAAGTTCCTTCCAGCTCTCACAATCCAGAATCTATATCTCCTACAGCAGCATTTTTAATGGCTTTCCCATTAGTGTCTTCGCTAAATGGTAAAACAGAAGTCTTAGAGGAGGAAATGAAAGAGGATTTCAAATATCATAGTCAAACGCCACCCATGCTTCTACAGATCGGAGCAATGGAGCCTAACAGTTTTAAGCTAAAGGCATCATCACCACCTCATTCCACTGCAGAAAAACGCCTAAAAGTAACAtgtgaagaaaaaaagaccATAAATCGTCCCGTGAGCGAGACAGTGTCACCGAACATGATGGTGGAATGTACTACAACTGCGAAAGTCTTGCCAAAAGTTATAAACGACGAACCTCTCAGGGAACcttataaaattgttgtaGAAAAGTCTGCAACTTCTAGTTCTTTCTCCAATGCGACTATGTATTCtatttcaaatgtttcagGTACTACTTCAGTTATCAATACTTCAGAAACGGGAGAAAATTGTCAGAGCCAACTCACAACAAATTTGAGAAATGCAATCGCAAATACTACTAATGAAAATGTCGCTGTTTCTCAGATTAATACAGTCTCTATTTCAAATAAACCAGATCCAACTAATTGTCCTGTACAGGCATCAACCTGTGACACTAATGTTCGATATAGCACTTCTCAGGATTTTTTATCGAGTTACTCAACGATCGTCGAGAACAATTTGACCACGTTGCAACAGAATGCAAATTCTTGTACCAGTTCGGCGATTCAAGAAACGAATCCATCCGGTTTGACTCAAAATGTCGTACCAGACGTGTCCCAGGCACCACCTCTGGTTTCTCATTTGACTAATACTAACACAACAACAAATACTTCGTCCCTGCCTTTACAAACAATGCAAATGGAATATACTTCTCATATGAAGGACAAAGAATCTCATAGTTCCCGTGTTGCTTATGGGGTTCATGGCAAGGATCCTCTAGTAGATTCTAACATAGTTACCAATAATCGTTTGAACTATACTGGCCATATAGACAGAGTTCTTCCCACTCCTTCTCACAATATGCAGCAAGAGTATTCAATGCGATCTAAAGAAGCGACACTACCAATCCTCTCTTCACAACCCATACAGACTGTCTATGAATCACAGTCTAAAGATAGTCACGTTCTAACTACTGAACAAAATGTTCATCAGAATTACACTTCAGTTCACGAGAAAGATCATATTATTCAGAACTCTCACAATGATTACACCATTGATCAGAATAAAAATCTCCCTCGAAAGGATTCGTATTCGACAGGGAGTAGTAACGCAACTACGTCCAACAGGAATCCGAGTTACCCTCCGAAGGACCCGATATCAAACTCATCCGAGGATCATTTCCAACGCAGTTATACGAAGATAAACAAGGAGTCTGATTCTTCGGGCACCAATGCCGTGAATCGAGATCAAAAATTGAACGATGTTTTGAGATCAAAAGCTCAGGAACCACAAGGTCATAGACGTGATACTAATTATAATTCTGCAAAAAAGATGGATGTCGATCCGTTTGCTCAAACATTTTCCTATGGAGTGAAAGAATCTATGAGCACTCAGGCCGAGCAGAGTGTTCTTAATCAGAACACTGACAATATATATCAAAGTAAAAGGGACGAGACCCAAAATTATTCTACTTATTCTAACAAAGATACAAAGAAGATCAACACTAGttcttctaataatataaGCAACAAACCTCTCATTCAGAATACCCCTGTTACACGTTACTCGCAACAACCGACGTCGTTCGTGGCTACGTCCAACTATGAGCAGAGTACGGTTACTGAAAATCATGCAAAATCAACAACCACCGTTGCTCATAATTCCTCCAATTTTAGCATTTTGTCTTGGACGACTTTTTCTCCTGTAGGCGGagggaataataataatctggTACAATTTGAGCAGGGACCAAGTCAAACTGATAATACCGAGGCAAAAACGATATGTGAGAATTATAGCTATGTTCCCCTCCATAAAGAAAATCCAAATTTCTCCAACGTGTTGACGAACGATGTTTTTTCTGTGAATTCTACTATGGCTAATATGGACAAATCAAGAATGAAATCGGGAATGGAAACGCAAAAACAGTCCTTTGTGGATCCTTCTAAAACCAGGAATATTCAGACCAATGTTCCTCCATCTAGTAAGCAAAGTCGTATGCAAAATCAAGCTTCTTCCAACAACAATGATTACAACAAATTTAGCACGGAAAACAAAAACAAGTCTAAGTATGGAATGGAATCAGAGTATATTCAAAACGAATATTCCGGTATGGAGCAACAATCGCAACAGCAACAGCCGCATGGACCAAAGAATCATCAATCCATGGCAGCGAAGCAGGACAAGGCAGTCTATCCAATGTCTAACTATGACTCTCAAGTAAACTTTGATTTGTCCGAAGTTAGCGCGCAAATGAAGTACCCTGTTGAGACTTATACAAgttcgaatttcaaatatcctgACAAATCTCAGCAGCAAAGTCAGAATAAATATCAACCTTTGGTCCAAGGACAGGTCTCATCTCTTCAACATGACAGCGGTACTTACAACAACGATGGGAAACATGGACAGCAACAAAGTACAACAAAGTCGAAAGGAAATCAGCAACAACACACAATTAGAGCGCCTGTAAATTGGATGATGACCCCAGAGATTAAACATAATGCCAATATTGCCGATATTATTTTACCACCTATTGGAAAGGAGCTAGAATTTTGTCAGAACAATCTGTTTGCTCAAACACCATCCTACAATCAAGGAACAGCGAATCAATTTTACAACAATTACGATGTCGCGGCTCATAGCTTTTCTAATTTACCGGTCTTGCAGAGCGAGTCGAAAAGAACCTCAGAAGTGTTCTATTCCGAGGAACAACCATTCCCCTGGTCTCCCACGAAAACCAGCATTCATGTTGAACAAGCTCAACCAGTCAAGGGTATAGATCAGCATGTCGTACCCTCCAGTCTTCCAACGTTGGTCGGTGATCTTGATTTAGGTACCAATATACCCGAGAAACAGAATTTCTTATTTGGGCAAATACCTTCAAGAGTACCTTCTGATCAGAGTAAAGATTCCATCAAGGATAAAGAAGGAAATGTTGTGGGACGCGATTTTCATACTGTGTTGAATAATCAGACGGTCCAGCATCCAACAGCTGGATCCTCTTTCCTTTCAGTGAGTCAATTGGTGGAACACGAGAAAGCTGAAAAATCTCATCAGCAACACCATCAACAGCACCATcaccaccatcaccaccatcatcatcatGCTCATCAgcatcatcatcatcaacaacaacaacaacaacaacaacaggcGAGGAAGCATCAAAGGAAAAGCAATACTAGTCCTAGAGGAAACAGTAAAAGGCAGATGGATATCCGCAAACAAGGATCAGGTAATGATCAACTACATCAAAGACACGAGGAGCAGAAATCGTCCGGGCACACCTTTCCTGAACAAGGATAccaacagcaacagcagcaacaacagcaaaaGTATCAACAGAATAATGTTCATTGGAGGAACAGGAATTGTAAGAGCAATTACACAGCCGAGGCACTGATAGGGACTAATAGTAACGTACATGACACAAACCAAGACAAACACGCTTCGATTAAGTTCTCCACAAATTATTCGCAGAACAAGTTTCAAACAAGCCTGCCCACTGCAGATGCAGTCATGCCtcttaattatttctcaaATGCGGATGATGGAAGTGGTTACGGGCAAATGGTGAACCAGAACTTCAATTCGTATACATACTCTTCTAACGCTAATATTTATCCCACTTCGAATTTTATAACCAGTATATCAAACACACCTACCAGTTACATGATGCCATTGCACGATAACACTGACTATATGGAAACGAATGCCTTCTTGTTGTCAAATGTGACTGTTACCTCAACTACCACCTCTTCATCCTCGTCTACCGTGACAACCTCGACCTCAAACGTGAATACGAACGTAAAGAACCATCAGCACTATGGAAAGCAGCAAAATTGTGATAAAAGGCCATATCCTACGAACGCAAAGAAAGCAAAAAGGAAAGCTCACGATGGAACCATGCAGAACTTAGAGTTTCCTTTGTCTGGTATCAATTCACCCTTAGAGGATTATCATCACTCTACTACATTTTtaccgccgccaccgccgccacATGCTAGCCCCCTTTATCAGAATCACACACAGACAAATGTATATACCAAAGCAGTAAATGGCCTGCCACCGCCACCACCTGTTGCTGGTCCTCAGGGTGTACCTGCGGTAGCAACAGCTGGGTTCCCAATGAATCCAAACATGCCAAGAGGGGGCATCGTTGCTGGCAATCATATGACTATGAGCCATCATCCTTCTGGCACAAGTTTAACCAACTTCAATTTAAGTACCATTTTCCCAGAGATGAATGACAAA ATCACTGGATATAAACCACCAAACGGTATACCATCTGGCTTGTCGCAGCCGCCAAATCAGTCTGCAACTTATGCACAGAGGACTAATTATACAACGAATCCTCTCTGCCATTTACCACAG GTGTCGGAAGAAAGTCAATTTGGTAATAGcgttcctcctcctcctcctccacctcctcctgCAGTGATTCATTACAAGAATGTGTGA